The Musa acuminata AAA Group cultivar baxijiao chromosome BXJ1-3, Cavendish_Baxijiao_AAA, whole genome shotgun sequence genome window below encodes:
- the LOC135624991 gene encoding ribokinase-like, with product MNSLTRGHLLSSSPRQQRRSQWWNAEHPHPTTERPIPARLSFAAFSSSSPAGAAAISVSAAKPVVVVGSANADIYVEIDRLPLEGETIAARAGQTLAGGKGANQACCGGRLDYPTYFVGQIGDDAHGRLIEDALRGGGVRLDRLARVSSAPTGHAVVMLQSDGQNAIIIVGGANMSCWPEDPRDEDLEVVRSAGVLLLQREIPDRVNIQVAQAAKGAGVPVILDAGGKEGPVPDELIKLVDIFSPNETELARLTGMPTETFEQISHAAKRIHEKAVKKVLVKLGAKGSALFIEGEDPIVQPIIPASEVLDTTGAGDTFTAAFAVALVECKPMKECLKFAAAAASLCVQVKGAIPSMPDRAAVVELLQSLQADAATK from the exons ATGAACTCGTTAACTCGAGGCCACCTCCTTTCTTCTTCCCCGCGGCAGCAGCGCCGCAGCCAGTGGTGGAACGCCGAGCACCCTCACCCCACCACCGAACGTCCCATCCCAGCCCGCCTCTCCTTTGccgccttctcctcctcttcccccgCCGGCGCCGCCGCCATCTCCGTCTCGGCGGCGAAGCCGGTGGTGGTCGTGGGCTCCGCCAACGCCGACATCTACGTCGAGATCGACCGCCTCCCCCTTGAGGGCGAGACAATCGCCGCCCGCGCCGGGCAGACGCTCGCGGGCGGCAAGGGCGCCAACCAGGCCTGCTGCGGCGGCCGCCTTGACTATCCCACTTACTTCGTCGGCCAGATCGGGGACGACGCCCATGGGCGCCTTATCGAGGATGCCCTCCGTGGCGGCGGCGTCCGCCTCGACCGCCTCGCGCGGGTGTCCAGCGCGCCCACCGGCCATGCCGTGGTGATGCTGCAGTCCGACGGGCAGAACGCCATCATCATCGTCGGCGGGGCCAACATGAGCTGCTGGCCCGAGGATCCTCGCGACGAGGACTTGGAGGTCGTCCGTAGTGCTGGAGTGCTGCTGCTGCAGCGCGAGATCCCCGATCGGGTCAATATCCAGGTCGCTCAG GCTGCAAAAGGTGCAGGAGTTCCTGTTATTCTAGATGCTGGAGGGAAGGAAGGTCCTGTTCCTGATGAACTCATAAAGCTTGTGGATATTTTCAGCCCAAATGAAACAGAGTTAGCACGTTTGACAGGAATGCCAACAGAGACTTTTGAACAGATCAGCCATGCTGCAAAAAGAATCCATGAGAAG GCCGTCAAGAAAGTCCTAGTGAAACTTGGGGCAAAAGGTTCAGCTCTATTTATTGAAGGGGAAGATCCAATCGTACAACCCATCATACCTGCTTCAGAAGTTCTTGATACCACGGGAGCCGGTGATACCTTCACTGCTGCATTTGCTGTGGCTCTTGTTGAGTGCAAGCCTATGAAAGAATGCTTGAAATTTGCCG CTGCCGCAGCTTCACTCTGTGTTCAAGTTAAGGGGGCCATCCCAAGCATGCCTGACAGAGCTGCAGTTGTCGAGCTTCTACAGTCTCTCCAAGCTGATGCTGCTACAAAGTGA